Within Triticum dicoccoides isolate Atlit2015 ecotype Zavitan chromosome 1B, WEW_v2.0, whole genome shotgun sequence, the genomic segment GCGAATGGTGATCAGGTCAGCATAGAACAAACCTGAGAAAGCTTATCATCGCCATGGTTGCGAGAGTGAGATGGCAGGGTTTGACGAAACTGCTCCACGGTCTCTAAAGATAGCAGACTTGAGGACATTATATTGATCAACAACTGAATTGTACAGAGCCTCTGAGAATATCCCCCTTGCCTGTATTTAataaatcaacttaacattcttccCACCGGAACAAAGAAAAAACACTAAACAAAGAAACACAAGGTCCAACAAAAAATATAAGTGAGCAAAAGCTGAAAGTAACTTAAAGAAATTGTAAGCACTACGCTAAGTGTTCTGTGCAATAATTTTCAGGACGATATTTTCAGGAATGCAGATCTTTATCCACCAGATGGATGAGGAACCCACAATGCACACAGCCCTTTTGAGttttcaaaagaaaagaaaaataatcaTGTATAAAGGCTATGGTATATATCCCATGCCCTGTATGGAAAAGAAATTTATAAATTTCACTAAAAATATGACTACTTATAACGTGCACAAAAAAAAGTGAATAGTACCATGTTACTATTCACATGGTTCTTTTTTGTCCTGAACAGGTCGCCAATGATCCTATTTTTGCACATGCTCATGATATATCATAAACCTTTGCAGACGCATGCAACACGGGACGCACAAGCCACCAATTGCAGATTCTATTTACCAAGATTTTCAGACTAGAAACGAATGGCTAGCGGGAGTTAAAATTCACAAGATTACCAACATTCGCGTTGCAACATGGAAATCCATCCACCAGTCCCAAGGGAGATTGATAGAGTTGGTGATGTAGAATCGGAAGAAAAACCAGTGGAAACAAATACCTAATTATGCAATAATGCAACAATAACTTGATTCCCACCCATCAAACAAAaacaagagcaggccaatcgttcatGACTTAAGGCTTTGTGCCTATTCACTCTAAGAAGACTTCCAAATGGAAGGGCCTACCGCTGATGAATAGCGTACATATTCAGACACTTCCACCATATAGGCAAAATTGTGTCTACCATAGCTTGCTGCAGAAATAGCTATCTCAGCCGCAACCCCATGCTCTGTGATTCGTGCTGGACTGGACAGGAGAAAAAGGGTGGACGATTTAGCAGATTTTCTACGCGCTGGATGCCAGAGGAATGATGCGCATGTGGGCCTATGGGCGTGTGGTCCGGCTGAACATGCCAGACATCTATAGGCCGTACAGATCCTTTGTGCGCGCCCCTCTCCACAGGAGTGGAACCTCTTTGCAAACAGGGAAAACGGCCTCTGCGTACGTACGAGCCGGGAGTCATGTGagtttttttatgttttttagGTATATGTGTGTTGACGATGGGCATTGGATTCACACAGACACACACCCATCATTGGAAATGGGTGAATCGCATGGTAAGATCTACTGTGGCACGTCTTTTCTTTTTTTACTTGTGCTGACTGCTGAGGCTGTGAGGCACGCGTTGGATCCGTTTGTATGAGGAAGAATACCAAGCTGGGGGAGGCGATGGCAATATGTATATCCCAGTGTTACACAGCCGCAACCTGAGCTTGTTTTTGCTCCTCGCCAAGATTGCATGAATGGTGCGCGTGCCTCTTTGAGCCAACCGTGATTAAGTGTCGACTTCTTAATCACTCCGTATTATGCATTGTTGCTGCTGGCCGTCTCTGCAGTACTAATGTTGTGTTCTACTCCTCTAGGATGATATatgatactccctttgttcctaaatataagtcagtttagagatttcaatatggactatatacggagcaaaataagtgaatctaccctctaaagtatgtctatatacaaccgtatgtagtccatattgaaatctctaaaaaaaacttattttggaaccgagggagtacatgTTTGCATGCCAATGGCGTTGGTTAGCCGTGTATATTCAGAACGTGGGATAAGGATTGTGGTATAATCCGATGGTCGTGTTTGTTTGCACCGCAGAACTGAACGACGAAAACGTGAAGACCCGGTCAAGGGGACGACGGAACCGAACACCTATCATACCAATGCACGAACCAGATGTTTGTGAAAACCAGCAGATCGAAAGACAAACAAATGGTTGAACCGCTCGATCACTACCATGGAACCGATGCAAATGAAAGAAGAACCGATGCAACGGAAGTGAGGGACCGAGGGGATCCGAAGAACCGATGCAACGGAAGCAAGGAACCGAGGGGATCCGAACGATGCAAACCCGAAGAACCGATGCAATGAAAGCGGGGAACCGAGGGGATCCGAACGATGCAAACCCGAAGAACCGATGCAACGAAAGTGAGGAGTCGAGGGGATCCGAACGATGCAAATCCGAAGAACCGANNNNNNNNNNNNNNNNNNNNNNNNNNNNNNNNNNNNNNNNNNNNNNNNNNNNNNNNNNNNNNNNNNNNNNNNNNNNNNNNNNNNNNNNNNNNNNNNNNNNNNNNNNNNNNNNNNNNNNNNNNNNNNNNNNNNNNNNNNNNNNNNNNNNNNNNNNNNNNNNNNNNNNNNNNNNNNNNNNNNNNNNNGAACAACGCAAACCCGAAGAATCGATGCAACGAAAGCAAGGAACGAGGGGATCCGAATGATGCAAACCCGAAGAACCGATGCAACGAAAGTGAGGAGTCGAGGGGATCCGAACGATGCAAGCCCGAAGAACCGATGCAACTGAAGCGAGGAACCGAGGGGATCCGAACGATGCAAACCCAAAGAATCAATGCAACGAAAGCGGGGAACAAGGGGATCCAAACGATGCAAACCCGGGTAATtatcttcttcttaatcaatgaaaatggcaatctTTTGCCTTGTTTAAAAAAACAAACGTTCTTACACATGCCCAGTGTCACCGCGTTGTTTTTGATATAGCTAACCACTCGTTCCTAATGATCAGGGTCGTCTTGTTTTTCAGGGCTGAAAGCAGACTAATAGAATGTTTAAGTTTTTTAAACGGCTCCAATTAGTCGTAATAAATCTTATTTTTGGCCTACAAACCCTGATACACTTGGGTGCCCATAGCCGTATGAATTAAGCTGGCCGCACATGAATTAAGTTAGGCCGTACATGCATCTCAGGGAGCTTTGAACAATTGATCATGCTCCATGTATATGTTTATTCAAGAACACATACGTACACATTGGAGAGAGCGAAGGCTGGGGGGTGGGGGCAGACATGGCAATATTATTTACTTATTGCTTATAGTAAGATAAGATGCCTACATCCAGTTCCGGTAGGTTCCTGTGCGCTTCTGCTGCTATATAGCTAGGACCCGTAGAGTAGCATGTCTGAACCGCAGGATTAGCACGACCTCCAGCTTGCGTTAAAAAAAGCACGACCTCTAGTTGACACAGAACGGTGTAACGTGAGGTTAAAACGGGAGGAACCGGTACGTACTCATTTTGTATGGTGTGGAACCTCTCTATTCTACAAGGCTGCGAGCGACGACTTGGTCTAAAGGTTGCCTGGGGACCACGCGTCGCAGGTTTTGGTCAGTACCACCTGCACAAAGTGGCAGCTCGTGGGACAGGCTGCACCATCCAAAAATCAGCAAAAGGCAATGGAAAAGGACCCGGACCACCCAGCGATCCGAATCTTGATGCAGCTCCAACGGTTCTGATAACTATTTCTGGGGTAAGCTACGATAGAAAATCctctttctatatatatatatatatatatatatatatatatatatatagggaaaatccatcctaccacccggtggtagttaccccacatatctcatatactaccatgtggtactatatatattattttattattttaaatatactcatatactatatctaagatatttcaaatcaAGTTATATGAAAAATTGCATacgagcccatagtttttgttatatttgtaaaatacgtacatatttgtacgtaaaaaagagcatactcaaaacatggtacatactacctaaaaattagtacaTATATACtatctaatcattgttatatactacatactacacgtacatactctcggtttcgattgatactacatacaacatacaaaacgcaagtggtggtaactaccactgcttgtaggaaacatttgtcctatatatatatatatatatatatatatatgtgtgtgtgtgtgtgaattttGACAATGGCTCATTACCGAGTTTAGATGTAAGCAGTAGTTCTCAGTACAAAGGCAATCACAGCGACAGAAGCTAATCTAACATTACTCTTCTACCTGAACATTGTTTAGAGGCTCCGCAACGATGCCCTGCCTCAgcaaacaagaaaaaggaaaacagaatGTGCAGCCTACAAACTAGCCCAAATGTATCAATATAGCCAGCTATTTGCAGGCGCCAAAAGTTTTTCCAATATTGAATGGTTCTACCAATACAGAATGGTCCTATCGATAATAGGCCTAGCACTTCACAAAAACTAGAGCAGGAATATCAATAGATATACAGAAATGAAACATGAAAGTATACAAACCTCATCAGCATTCCGAGATTGAGCAGTAACATCCCCATACTTTATTTCTTCAGCTACTGACAAGCCTACACCATGGAAGGATATCACCCTTTGCTCACCAATCTCTTTCTCAATCTGTTCAAATAAAAACAAAAATTCAAAAGAGTAAAAATATTTGAACCGGCGAGATATGGCAAGTAACCATACCTGTTGTGGTGGAGGCATAATCTCATAACATAGCAATGATAATGGATATATGTGTCCAGGAACGCCAGAATGCTCCAGAAGCCTCCTCATATTATCCACTGCAGATGCATCAAATGGCGCCTGCCCTTGTTTTTGTAAGTAGCAGACAGGTCAAGGTAAGGGGAACTAAAACAAAATCAATCTCTTTGTTGCAGTTCTTTCATAGTACCCTCCCATTTCCTTTGTCATAACAATGTTATTAGATTGAAAGAAAATTGTGCATAAGCATACACAGCAACCTCTGTAACATGATAAGATAGCCAAACCATATAGACTAGCAGGGAAGAGAACATACCGGGTGCCATTCTCCAGTCAAAGGGTCAGGACGGTCTCTACCGCCACTTGGAGCTATCCAAATTATATGTGAACCCCCACTACATATTATCATAAAAGATAAGCATTATCCTCTGATGCAGAAAGTGATCCTAGTCTAGCATGTCTTCCCTTAAAAGAGAACAAAGCCAGTTCCATGATGGTGAGCATGAAGTCAATATTGCTTATGTACCCATGTGGTTATCTCCTTAACTCTATTTGAACAATCTTCACTGCACCAGCACTAGATTTAAACCAAAACTCATATCACGTTTTACACTAAAAGTGAGTTCACTGTCACTAACTTGTACTAGTGGTTAAACATACACATCAATTAGGCTAGCTACTGACAGGAAGAAAGGATGAAAATAACCACCTATTGTAAGGAAATAGTACCGTAAAAGCAAAGCCATTTCCTTGAGACTTCGAGTGTTTGCCCTCCTCTTCATCTCAATTAGCTCAGGAAAATCATTCATATGCTTTTTTGAGTACACACAAAGGAGGTTTCTGTTATGAGAAAATGTTTAGGTGCCTGATGCTTTCCGGTAACAGGATTAGAAGAAAGCAGAAACAACAATTTAGCATTATTATACAAACTGACCTTCCCATGCTAAATGGCTTGCAAAGAGGATCTGTAAGAACCCTATCCCCAGCAACATAAACCTATAGCAAATGGGGTTTTTGATACCAATGCGGTTAGCTTATGATGATTCACAAGAAAATGGTAGTTTGTTCAGAGAGTTCCCTTACTATGTTCTCGCTAATCCACGGATTGCTTCTTTCAAGTGACAAGGCAATAACTGCTGGATCCGCTTCTGTCTGATGATTAGACATCAGAACAATATTATGACCCTGCAATGACATAAAAAATCAGAAAATATTTTGCTTATGCATGTTCAGTAAATAATATTTAACATTGTGAATTGAAAGAGTAACATAAGTTAGATACATAAATATATGGCCCTGGGGGGTGCCATGTGGTAAGATGCACTAAAACGCCTTCTCTGCTAGAATTTAAGGATCAGGTGATGATGCCATCTATATGGAAACTTGATTACATTGCTCTATTTCACCAAGTAAGCAACATCTCTCTCGACCATTTTGTGACCTTTGGAGTCTGGTAACCATTTTCTGATTCAGAATAGTGTTTCTGCTTTTCTTCTTAAAAAATCATGATGGTTTGCATTTACTAGAACACTAAAAAGGTTTGACGCCCAACATGAGAAAATATGACGAAGGTTAGACAAGTTCACCTGCCGAAGCTGCTTCTCCATATCACTGAATACAGAAATGTTACCGACATAAGAGTTCCTGAGCATAAGGAAACCATGTTTGATAGGTCAAAGATCAATTTTGGATACATATGAATGTAGGAACTCTCCTGCCACATGATGGTAATTAAAATAAACTAGAGTATGTTAAGAAATACCACTGTTCTGTTGACGGAAAATATATTATGACTAATGTtagttaaaaataaaataaatacttgCGATAGAATAGGCAGATACATCTTCCA encodes:
- the LOC119337609 gene encoding glycerol-3-phosphate acyltransferase, chloroplastic-like isoform X1; this encodes MQAPPLAALAGGAWASHRPAILAAPASLRRPRRGALRLPAWRAAGGGRAPRLPAKGAVLASDTGADEEVAGPSPLLDVRSEQEFVLRVRKEVERGKLRPDVADNFENLYYNYKNAVLQNGDPNAYQIMLSNMMDLFDRVLLDEENPFTFQPYHKAIREPFDYYTFGQNYIRPLVDFRNSYVGNISVFSDMEKQLRQGHNIVLMSNHQTEADPAVIALSLERSNPWISENIVYVAGDRVLTDPLCKPFSMGRNLLCVYSKKHMNDFPELIEMKRRANTRSLKEMALLLRGGSHIIWIAPSGGRDRPDPLTGEWHPAPFDASAVDNMRRLLEHSGVPGHIYPLSLLCYEIMPPPQQIEKEIGEQRVISFHGVGLSVAEEIKYGDVTAQSRNADEARGIFSEALYNSVVDQYNVLKSAIFRDRGAVSSNPAISLSQPWR
- the LOC119337609 gene encoding glycerol-3-phosphate acyltransferase, chloroplastic-like isoform X2 gives rise to the protein MWCAEFVLRVRKEVERGKLRPDVADNFENLYYNYKNAVLQNGDPNAYQIMLSNMMDLFDRVLLDEENPFTFQPYHKAIREPFDYYTFGQNYIRPLVDFRNSYVGNISVFSDMEKQLRQGHNIVLMSNHQTEADPAVIALSLERSNPWISENIVYVAGDRVLTDPLCKPFSMGRNLLCVYSKKHMNDFPELIEMKRRANTRSLKEMALLLRGGSHIIWIAPSGGRDRPDPLTGEWHPAPFDASAVDNMRRLLEHSGVPGHIYPLSLLCYEIMPPPQQIEKEIGEQRVISFHGVGLSVAEEIKYGDVTAQSRNADEARGIFSEALYNSVVDQYNVLKSAIFRDRGAVSSNPAISLSQPWR